The window TCAAGGGGCTCTACGATAAAAATAAATCCCGTACTTCTTTCTTAATCACAGGTTCAGCACGGTTGGATTATTACCGCAAAGGTGGAGATTCCCTCCAGGGCCGGTATCATTATTATCGCCTCCATCCTTTGTCTCTCTATGAACTGAACCAAAACCCTTCTTCTCAGGATCTGGAGTACCTGCTTAAATTTGGTGGTTTCCCGGAACCTTTTTTTGCCCACTCAGAACGGGATTGGAAGCGTTGGCAGCGGGAAAGAATTTCCCGGGTGATTCATGAGGATCTTGTCTCCTTGGAACAGGTGAAAGAAATCGGGCAGCTGGATTTACTTGCTGTGCTCTTGCAGAGTCGGGTTGCCTCACTCCTGTCCATAAATTCTCTGCGGGAGGATTTATCTGCTTCCCATGAGGCGGTGGATCGCTGGGTACGGATCCTGGAAAACCTGTACTATTGTTTTCGGATCAGACCCTTTGCAGCGAACCGGATAAAGGCTTTGAAAAAAGATAAAAAGCTCTATCTTTGGGACTGGTCTCTTTGCCCTGATCCTGGAGCACGGTTTGAGAATCTGGTTGCAGCAAATCTGCTCAAGTATTGCCATTACTGTGAAGACACCCTTGGTGACAGCATGGAGTTATGCTTTTTGCGTGATCAGCTGAAACGGGAAGTTGATTTTGTGGTGTTGCGGGATAATGTTCCAATCTTTGCGGTTGAATGCAAAAACGGGGCACAGTCTTTGAGCAAGCATCTTGCTTATTTTTCCGAACGGACAGATATCCCCTATTTTTATCAGGTACATACCGGAAAGGATGACTATGAAATGGCTGATCTGCGGGCGCGGGTGTTGCCGTTGACTCGGTTTGTTGAGGAGGTGTTGCAGGTGTGACGGGCGGTTCCGACCTTGTCGTAACCATAGGCTACGGTCCGACCACAGATCAAAGGGCTTAGAGTCGATTGATTTTTGTTCTGTCCTTACCATAGTACAGTGGAGTAAGAGCGGGAATGTTTCACTCTCACAAATACTGGCAACTACCTTATTTGCCCAACCTCTCACTCACTCTCCCTTATCCAAACTCGGCCCAGTCTCGGTATTGACCTTGAGCGGCACATCCAACGCCATAACCGACTCCATGGTATCCTTGACCATAGCGGAAACCGACTCCAGCTCATCCTCTGGCACTTCCAGCACCAGCTCATCATGAATCTGCAAGAGCAGCTTGGCTTGGGCCTTTTGGGCAATCAACTCCTCATGCACTTTGATCATCGCCAACTTGATGATGTCCGAGGCTGTGCCCTGGATGGGCGTATTAATAGCCATCCGCTCAGCAAACTGGCGACGGTTGCGATTAGAGGCATTGATCTCCGGCAGCTGCCTGCGCCTGCCCAATAGAGTGGTGACATAACCGTCCACCCGGGCCTGATCCATGATGCTGTCCATGAACTCCTGAATACCTGGATAATGGACAAAATAGCGATCAATAAAGGTCTGTGCTTCCTTACGACTGATACCCAGCTGCTCTGACAAGCCAAAGGCGGACATACCGTAAACAATGCCAAAGTTGATGCTCTTGGCCACCCGCCGCATCTCCCCGGTAATCAGGGGCAAAGATACCTGAAAGATCTCCGCTGCGGTCTGGCTGTGAATATCCTGCTCGCCTCGGAAGGCCTCCAGCAAAGCTGGATCCTGGCTGTAATGGGCCATAACCCGCAGATCAATCTGCGAGTAATCGGCTGAAAGCAACAGACTCCCCGGCTGGGCAATAAAGGCAGAGCGAATCCGCCGCCCTTCCTCGGTACGAATAGGGATATTCTGGAGATTTGGATTACTGGAACTGAGACGACCAGTTGCCGTGCCCCACTGGTTAAACGAGGAATGCACCCGACCGGTTCTCGGGCTGATATGGGTCTGCAATTTATCCACATAGGTGGATTTAAGTTTCGCTAAATTCCGGAAACGGAGGATTTTAGCTGGCAACTCATGTTTATGGGAGAGTTTTTCCAGCACCTTCACATCAGTGGAATAACCGGTCTTGGTCTTGCGGCCCTTAGGCAGATCAAGCTCCTCAAAGAGCACCTCTGCCAGCTGCTGCGATGAGTTGATATTAAAGGAATGACCTGCAAGCGCATAAATTTCCTGCTCCAACTCATCCAGCCGGGCACCAAATTCCTTGGTCAGGCCTTGCAGCACCTCTTTATCCAGCAGAATTCCGGTTT is drawn from Candidatus Electrothrix aestuarii and contains these coding sequences:
- a CDS encoding AAA family ATPase; this encodes MNRYIKSSVIDDLHKKMVFIGGPRQVGKTTLALDILGGDEQHPAYFNWDHADDKRMLLQGGLPARQSLVILDEIHKYKKWRNFVKGLYDKNKSRTSFLITGSARLDYYRKGGDSLQGRYHYYRLHPLSLYELNQNPSSQDLEYLLKFGGFPEPFFAHSERDWKRWQRERISRVIHEDLVSLEQVKEIGQLDLLAVLLQSRVASLLSINSLREDLSASHEAVDRWVRILENLYYCFRIRPFAANRIKALKKDKKLYLWDWSLCPDPGARFENLVAANLLKYCHYCEDTLGDSMELCFLRDQLKREVDFVVLRDNVPIFAVECKNGAQSLSKHLAYFSERTDIPYFYQVHTGKDDYEMADLRARVLPLTRFVEEVLQV